One Pseudomonadales bacterium genomic region harbors:
- a CDS encoding succinyldiaminopimelate transaminase has protein sequence MNPRLDLLHPYPFEKLRALLDGVTPPAALKPISWSIGEPKHPAPPFVLETVRQHLDELGLYPPINGIVELREAIAAWAGRRFDLPAGSLTAERHVLPVAGTREALFSFAQAVINSERSNPLVLMPNPCYQIYEGATLLAGATPRYLASSSATGGLPDLDQVDAASWNRCQLFYLCSPDNPTGAVASLDYLCHLITLAERHDFVIAADECYSELYFDEAAPPPGILQAAARLGLTDYARVIAFHSLSKRSNLAGLRSGFVAGDARLIERYRLYRTYHGAALPVPVQRASIAAWQDEAHVVENRARYRQKFAAVLDILRGSLDVVRPGGGFYLWPRVPLDDQQFTRELYRQQKLTVVPGSFLSRDVNGDNPGACHVRLALVAELDECIEGAERLRRFVEGLG, from the coding sequence ATGAATCCACGACTCGATCTGCTTCACCCCTATCCATTCGAAAAGCTGCGCGCACTGCTCGACGGAGTCACCCCGCCCGCCGCGCTGAAACCGATCTCCTGGTCGATCGGCGAGCCCAAACATCCGGCACCACCCTTCGTGCTCGAAACAGTGCGCCAGCATCTGGATGAGCTGGGGCTCTACCCACCGATCAACGGCATTGTCGAACTGCGCGAGGCGATCGCCGCCTGGGCCGGCCGCCGCTTCGACCTGCCGGCCGGCAGCCTCACCGCCGAACGGCATGTGCTGCCGGTGGCCGGCACCCGCGAAGCGCTGTTCTCGTTCGCCCAGGCAGTCATCAACAGCGAACGATCCAACCCGCTGGTGCTGATGCCCAACCCCTGCTACCAGATCTACGAAGGGGCCACGCTGCTGGCCGGCGCCACCCCGCGTTACCTGGCCAGCTCCTCCGCAACCGGCGGCCTGCCCGATCTCGATCAGGTCGATGCCGCCAGCTGGAACCGCTGCCAGCTCTTCTACCTCTGCTCGCCCGACAACCCCACCGGCGCCGTGGCCAGCCTCGACTACCTCTGCCACCTGATCACACTGGCTGAACGGCACGATTTCGTGATCGCGGCCGACGAGTGCTACAGCGAGCTCTATTTCGACGAGGCAGCTCCGCCACCGGGCATCCTGCAGGCGGCGGCCCGGCTGGGACTGACCGACTACGCACGGGTCATCGCCTTTCATTCGCTCTCCAAGCGCTCGAACCTGGCAGGTCTGCGCTCCGGCTTCGTCGCCGGGGATGCGCGCCTGATCGAGCGCTACCGGCTCTACCGCACCTACCATGGCGCGGCACTGCCGGTGCCGGTGCAGCGCGCCAGCATCGCTGCCTGGCAGGATGAGGCCCATGTGGTCGAAAACCGCGCCCGGTACCGGCAGAAATTCGCGGCGGTGCTCGACATTCTGAGAGGATCGCTCGATGTCGTCCGGCCGGGCGGCGGTTTCTACCTCTGGCCCAGGGTGCCGCTCGATGACCAGCAGTTCACCCGCGAGCTCTATCGCCAGCAGAAGCTGACGGTGGTGCCGGGCAGCTTTCTCTCCCGCGATGTGAATGGCGACAACCCCGGCGCCTGCCACGTCCGTCTGGCGCTGGTGGCCGAACTCGATGAGTGCATCGAGGGGGCAGAGCGGCTGCGCCGCTTCGTCGAGGGGTTGGGCTGA
- the glnD gene encoding [protein-PII] uridylyltransferase → MNAPLAASRLEQQLDQLLDALTPESPNLIKALRTALDDADALLHEAFRQQFDIDHLVSVRAHFIDRLILIAWRASGLQASADEGALLLVAVGGYGRAQLHPHSDIDLLILLEQEDQQQLQSAITHFVTLLFDIKLNVGYSVRSLNECMQQARLDVTVLTNLIESRVLDGEPELMLRLHVALGPDQMWPPAEFFRAKFTEQQRRHEKYYDTEFNLEPNLKGSPGGLRDLQTIHWIAKRLLGARQDQDLIALGLLSPDEFNQLEAARRMLWRIRWGLHMLARRAEERLLFEHQRTLAELFGFHDDPNKLSVENFMQEYYRTAQNVSDFNEILLQHIEEGVLRQIDHQPIEIETLNERFRLRNNFIEVSRSTLFQEEPRTLLEIFVILGNRPDIQGVRATTIRLIRRHSHLIDEALRNDPQVTALFMELLRSPHFLVTQLQRMQRYGILGRYLPEFGRVIGQMQHDLFHIYTVDAHTLLLIRNLRRFKNGSTEAQYALVSMIVPNIEKYELLYIAGLYHDIAKGRGGDHSTLGASDAESFCQRHGLSQRDTNLVVWLVQSHLLMSMTAQRCDISDPETIHHFASQVRDLQRLDYLYLLTVADINATNHVLWNSWRASLMRQLYTETRRALRRGLENMVDKQERITETQSEALQLLQQAEVSLSAAQEIWRNLGEDYFLRESAADIAWHTAAIHAHATLDRPLVLIKETPSRQFDEATQLFIYTRNQANLFAAIAAAMEQLSLSIQDARIITSDNDMALNTYYVLDEEGRPLINDRRLLQQITQRLTQDLADPTLYPHVVRRHVRRQLKQFPIPTEVLLYTDAIKNHTVLEVITADRPGLLARIGQIFMEFDIYLLKAKIATLGERIDDVFFITDKNRQPIADPVICQRLKQTLCAQLDAQSQG, encoded by the coding sequence ATGAACGCTCCGTTGGCTGCCAGCCGACTCGAACAGCAGCTCGATCAACTGCTCGACGCGCTGACGCCCGAGTCACCCAACCTGATCAAAGCGCTGCGCACCGCCCTCGATGATGCTGACGCCCTGCTGCACGAAGCCTTCCGGCAGCAGTTCGACATCGACCACCTGGTGTCGGTCCGCGCCCACTTCATCGATCGGCTGATCCTGATCGCCTGGCGGGCCTCGGGTCTGCAGGCCAGCGCCGATGAAGGCGCCCTGTTGCTGGTGGCGGTGGGCGGCTATGGCCGGGCGCAACTGCATCCCCACTCCGACATCGACCTGCTGATCCTGCTGGAACAGGAGGATCAGCAACAGCTTCAGTCAGCCATCACCCACTTCGTGACCCTGCTGTTCGACATCAAGCTCAACGTCGGTTACAGCGTGCGCAGCCTCAATGAGTGCATGCAGCAGGCCCGGCTCGATGTCACGGTGCTGACCAATCTGATCGAATCACGGGTGCTCGATGGTGAACCGGAGCTGATGCTGCGCCTGCATGTCGCGCTCGGTCCTGATCAGATGTGGCCGCCGGCGGAGTTCTTTCGTGCCAAGTTCACCGAACAGCAGCGTCGTCACGAAAAGTACTACGACACCGAATTCAACCTCGAGCCCAACCTCAAGGGCTCGCCGGGCGGTCTGCGCGATCTTCAGACCATCCACTGGATCGCCAAGCGGCTGCTGGGCGCACGGCAGGATCAGGATCTGATTGCACTGGGGTTGTTGTCACCCGATGAATTCAACCAGCTCGAAGCGGCACGGCGGATGCTGTGGCGCATCCGTTGGGGGCTGCACATGCTGGCCCGTCGCGCCGAGGAGCGGCTGCTGTTCGAGCACCAGCGCACGCTGGCCGAGCTGTTTGGCTTTCATGATGATCCGAACAAGCTGTCGGTCGAGAACTTCATGCAGGAGTACTATCGAACTGCGCAAAACGTCAGCGATTTCAACGAGATTCTGCTGCAACACATCGAAGAGGGCGTACTGCGACAGATCGACCATCAACCCATCGAAATCGAGACGCTGAACGAGCGCTTTCGGCTGCGCAACAACTTCATCGAAGTGAGCCGCTCGACGCTGTTCCAGGAGGAACCACGCACCCTGCTGGAGATCTTCGTCATTCTCGGCAACCGCCCCGACATCCAGGGCGTGCGCGCCACCACCATTCGTCTGATCCGCCGCCACAGCCATCTGATCGATGAGGCCCTGCGCAACGATCCGCAGGTCACGGCCCTGTTCATGGAGTTGCTGCGCTCGCCACACTTCCTGGTCACCCAACTGCAACGGATGCAGCGTTACGGCATTCTCGGCCGCTACCTGCCGGAGTTCGGTCGCGTCATCGGCCAGATGCAGCACGACCTGTTTCACATCTACACGGTCGACGCCCACACGCTGCTGCTGATCCGCAACCTGCGCCGCTTCAAGAACGGCAGCACCGAAGCACAGTACGCACTGGTCTCGATGATCGTGCCCAACATCGAGAAGTACGAGCTGCTCTACATCGCCGGGCTCTACCACGACATCGCCAAGGGGCGCGGCGGCGACCACTCCACCCTTGGCGCCAGCGATGCCGAGTCCTTCTGTCAGCGCCACGGCCTGAGCCAGCGTGACACCAACCTGGTGGTCTGGCTGGTACAGTCGCACCTGCTGATGTCGATGACCGCCCAGCGTTGCGACATTTCCGACCCGGAGACCATCCACCATTTTGCCAGCCAGGTCCGCGACCTGCAGCGGCTCGACTACCTCTATCTGCTCACGGTGGCCGACATCAACGCCACCAACCACGTGCTGTGGAACAGTTGGCGCGCCAGCCTGATGCGCCAGCTCTACACCGAGACCCGCCGTGCACTGCGGCGTGGTCTGGAAAACATGGTGGACAAGCAGGAGCGCATCACCGAGACCCAGAGTGAGGCGCTGCAGCTGCTGCAGCAGGCAGAAGTGTCACTCAGCGCGGCGCAGGAGATCTGGCGCAACCTCGGCGAGGACTATTTTCTGCGCGAAAGCGCTGCCGACATTGCCTGGCACACGGCCGCGATCCATGCCCACGCCACCCTCGATCGCCCACTGGTGCTGATCAAGGAGACCCCGAGTCGCCAGTTCGACGAGGCCACCCAGCTCTTCATCTACACCCGCAACCAGGCCAACCTGTTCGCCGCCATCGCCGCCGCCATGGAGCAGCTCTCGCTCAGCATCCAGGATGCGCGCATCATCACCTCCGACAACGACATGGCGCTCAACACCTATTACGTGCTGGATGAAGAGGGACGGCCGCTGATCAACGACCGACGACTGCTTCAGCAGATCACGCAGCGGCTGACGCAGGATCTGGCCGATCCGACCCTCTACCCGCATGTGGTGCGTCGCCATGTGCGTCGCCAGTTGAAGCAGTTCCCGATTCCGACCGAGGTGCTGCTCTACACCGACGCCATCAAGAACCACACCGTGCTCGAAGTGATCACCGCCGACCGCCCCGGCCTGCTGGCGCGCATCGGGCAGATCTTCATGGAGTTCGACATCTACCTGCTGAAGGCGAAGATCGCCACACTGGGCGAGCGCATCGATGATGTCTTTTTCATCACCGACAAGAACCGCCAGCCGATTGCCGACCCGGTCATCTGTCAACGGCTCAAGCAGACACTCTGCGCTCAGCTCGATGCCCAGTCACAGGGCTAG
- the map gene encoding type I methionyl aminopeptidase — protein sequence MKSTLIKRPDEIEKMRVAGRLAAEVLEMIAPHVQPGVSTGELDRICHDHIVNVQKAIPAPLNYNGFPKSICTSVNHVVCHGIPSDDKILKNGDCINLDITVIKDGYHGDTSMMFFIGEPSILNRRLVQVAQECLYRAIRLLRPGVRLGDIGHVIQTHAESNHFSVVREYCGHGIGKIFHEEPQVLHYGTPNTGMALEPGMTFTIEPMLNAGKRHVTLLPDQWTVITKDRKYSAQWEHTLLLTEDGCEVLTLRQGEVIE from the coding sequence ATGAAATCGACCCTGATCAAGCGCCCCGACGAGATCGAAAAGATGCGCGTCGCCGGGCGCCTCGCCGCCGAAGTGCTGGAGATGATCGCGCCCCATGTCCAGCCCGGCGTCAGCACCGGCGAGCTGGACCGCATCTGCCATGACCACATCGTCAATGTGCAAAAGGCGATCCCGGCACCGCTGAACTACAACGGTTTTCCCAAGTCGATCTGCACCTCGGTGAACCATGTGGTCTGCCATGGCATCCCGAGCGACGACAAGATCCTGAAAAACGGCGACTGCATCAACCTCGACATCACCGTGATCAAGGATGGCTACCACGGCGACACCAGCATGATGTTCTTCATCGGCGAACCCTCGATATTGAACCGGCGGCTGGTACAGGTGGCCCAGGAGTGCCTCTATCGTGCCATCCGCCTGTTGCGTCCGGGCGTGCGGCTGGGCGACATCGGTCACGTGATCCAGACCCACGCCGAGTCGAACCACTTTTCGGTGGTGCGGGAGTACTGCGGCCATGGCATCGGCAAGATCTTTCATGAAGAGCCGCAGGTGCTCCACTATGGCACCCCCAACACCGGCATGGCGCTGGAGCCGGGCATGACCTTCACCATCGAGCCGATGCTCAATGCCGGCAAGCGCCATGTCACCCTGCTGCCCGACCAGTGGACGGTGATCACCAAGGATCGAAAATACAGCGCCCAGTGGGAACACACGCTGCTGCTGACGGAAGATGGCTGCGAGGTGCTGACGCTGCGTCAGGGCGAAGTGATCGAATGA
- a CDS encoding glutamate--tRNA ligase: MTVRTRIAPSPTGDPHVGTAYIALFNLCFARQHGGQFLLRIEDTDRERSSSSSEQRIFDALRWLGLDWDEGPDVGGPHGPYRQSERGLIYQLHVRQLLEQGHAFHCFCSEERLTELRKRQLVLQEQPGYDGHCLQLSQAQVQSRLAAGETAVVRMVVPRTGRCQFDDLLRGSIEIDWQQVDMQILQKSDGMPTYHLANVVDDHLMQITHVIRGEEWINSVPKHLLLYQYFGWQPPVMCHLPLLRNPDKSKLSKRKNPTSIDFYRRMGFLPEVLVNYLGMMGWSMPDGRDKFSLAEMIEAFDLARVSLGGPVFDIDKLKWLNGLYLREEYDTDRFIALYRQWAFDDDYCKRIVPEIRSRIELLSDVVEIAGHFVAGHPRIDASHFSHKSLEIEAIRKILQFGLWQLERLRDWNKEEIHCTIEQLSRAMGHKIRDFLFPFFIAIAGSAASSSVLEAMAILGPDLSRARLRRAIEILGGVSKKESKRWEDELAALVEAMQQAAPPSAE; encoded by the coding sequence ATGACCGTTCGTACTCGCATTGCCCCCTCTCCGACTGGCGACCCCCACGTCGGTACAGCCTATATCGCGCTGTTCAACCTCTGCTTCGCCCGGCAGCATGGCGGTCAGTTCCTGCTGCGAATCGAGGATACCGATCGGGAGCGCAGCAGCAGCAGTTCGGAGCAGCGCATCTTTGACGCGCTGCGCTGGCTTGGTCTCGACTGGGACGAGGGCCCAGATGTCGGCGGCCCGCACGGTCCCTACCGGCAGAGCGAGCGCGGCCTGATCTATCAGCTTCATGTGCGGCAACTGCTCGAACAGGGCCATGCCTTTCACTGTTTCTGCAGCGAGGAGCGGCTGACCGAACTGCGCAAACGACAGCTCGTCCTGCAGGAGCAGCCGGGCTACGATGGCCACTGCCTGCAACTGAGTCAGGCACAGGTGCAAAGCCGCCTGGCCGCTGGCGAGACGGCGGTGGTGCGGATGGTGGTGCCGCGTACCGGCCGCTGCCAGTTCGACGATCTGCTGCGTGGATCGATCGAGATCGACTGGCAGCAGGTCGACATGCAGATTCTGCAGAAGAGCGACGGCATGCCCACCTATCACCTGGCCAACGTGGTCGATGACCATCTGATGCAGATCACCCATGTGATCCGCGGTGAAGAGTGGATCAACTCGGTGCCCAAGCATCTGCTGCTCTACCAGTACTTCGGCTGGCAGCCGCCGGTGATGTGTCACCTGCCACTGCTGCGCAATCCGGACAAGAGCAAGCTGAGCAAGCGCAAGAACCCGACCAGCATCGACTTTTATCGTCGGATGGGCTTTCTGCCCGAGGTGCTGGTCAACTACCTCGGCATGATGGGCTGGTCGATGCCGGACGGGCGCGACAAGTTCAGCCTCGCCGAGATGATCGAGGCATTCGATCTTGCGCGGGTCTCGCTGGGCGGACCTGTGTTCGACATCGACAAGCTGAAGTGGCTGAACGGGCTTTATCTGCGGGAGGAGTACGACACCGACCGCTTCATTGCGCTCTATCGGCAGTGGGCCTTTGATGATGACTACTGCAAACGCATCGTGCCCGAAATCAGGAGCCGGATCGAACTGCTCAGCGACGTGGTCGAAATCGCTGGCCACTTCGTGGCCGGCCATCCGCGCATCGATGCCAGCCATTTTTCCCACAAGAGCCTGGAGATCGAGGCCATCCGCAAGATTCTGCAGTTCGGATTGTGGCAACTGGAACGGCTGCGCGACTGGAACAAGGAGGAGATCCACTGCACCATCGAGCAGTTGAGCCGCGCGATGGGGCACAAGATTCGCGACTTTCTGTTTCCGTTCTTCATTGCCATTGCCGGCAGCGCCGCGTCGTCGTCGGTGCTGGAGGCGATGGCGATTCTCGGTCCCGATCTGAGCCGGGCGAGGTTGCGCAGAGCCATTGAAATCCTCGGTGGCGTCTCCAAGAAAGAGAGCAAACGCTGGGAGGATGAACTCGCCGCCCTCGTCGAGGCCATGCAACAGGCTGCCCCGCCCAGCGCCGAATGA
- a CDS encoding L,D-transpeptidase family protein: MKQHLVPSRFSALNLTRAKRSLHLCLGLLLLFGVNLPLGASARESYLAQSNNRPVDLVGDIRKVQANHEDTLLDIARRNGAGYWDMVRANPDVDPWLPGKGTLVVVPSRHILPRTARDGLVINIPELRLYQYYRDGQGRQWVRSYPISVGRSDWKTPVGTTRIVAKRENPAWTPTESVRKEHAARGDILPKVVPAGPDNPLGRYAMNLGFESYLIHGTNRPFGIGMQVTHGCMRLYPEDIEELFKSTAVSTPVHLVNEPVKLGWSSNSLFLEVHLNEEQKMDRKLYYSLIDQTLKLLQQTLGDIPPGMDLSRVKAVVEQANGLPRLIWTRPTT; the protein is encoded by the coding sequence ATGAAGCAACACCTTGTTCCATCTCGTTTTTCTGCGTTGAATCTGACCCGGGCCAAGCGCTCTTTGCACCTCTGTCTTGGCCTGCTTCTGCTGTTTGGCGTGAATTTGCCGCTTGGCGCATCCGCCCGCGAGAGCTACCTTGCCCAGAGCAACAACCGGCCCGTGGATCTGGTGGGTGACATTCGCAAGGTGCAGGCGAACCATGAAGACACCCTGCTGGACATTGCGCGCCGCAATGGTGCGGGCTACTGGGATATGGTGCGGGCCAACCCTGACGTGGATCCCTGGCTACCTGGCAAAGGAACCTTGGTGGTGGTGCCATCGCGCCACATTCTGCCGCGCACGGCGCGTGACGGGCTGGTGATCAACATCCCCGAACTGCGGCTCTACCAGTACTACCGTGACGGCCAGGGCCGGCAGTGGGTGCGCAGCTATCCGATCAGTGTCGGACGTTCGGACTGGAAAACACCGGTCGGTACGACGCGGATCGTCGCCAAGCGCGAGAATCCGGCCTGGACTCCCACTGAATCGGTGCGCAAGGAGCATGCGGCCCGTGGCGACATCCTGCCCAAGGTGGTGCCGGCAGGTCCTGACAACCCCCTGGGGCGCTATGCGATGAACCTGGGTTTTGAGAGCTACCTGATCCACGGCACCAACCGTCCCTTCGGCATCGGCATGCAGGTGACCCATGGCTGCATGCGGCTCTATCCCGAAGACATTGAGGAGTTGTTCAAGAGCACGGCTGTTTCGACGCCGGTTCACCTGGTGAATGAGCCGGTCAAGCTTGGCTGGTCCAGCAATTCGCTGTTCCTCGAGGTCCATCTCAATGAAGAGCAGAAGATGGACAGGAAGCTCTACTACAGTCTCATCGATCAGACGCTGAAGTTGCTGCAGCAAACCCTTGGAGACATCCCGCCCGGCATGGACCTGAGCCGTGTCAAGGCTGTCGTCGAGCAGGCGAACGGCCTGCCGCGGCTCATCTGGACGAGACCGACGACCTGA
- the purU gene encoding formyltetrahydrofolate deformylase, protein MSHSYRLILGCPDRVGIVAAVSRFIAERDGWIIEADQYSDPASHHFFMRVVIRAESLNCPLDQFRRDFVEVAARYEMNWRLHDSAQRQRVAILASRESHCLYDLLHRWKDGELLFDLPCVIGNHDHLAEAVEWHGVPFYHVPMEPARKQAGFDRIHLLLQQHRVDVVVLARFMQILPNVLCQHYAGQIINIHHSFLPSFIGAKPYHQAAERGVKLVGATCHYVTEALDAGPIIEQDVVRVSHHDTIEDMIRLGRDVEKQVLARGLRYHLEDRALIHGNKTVIFA, encoded by the coding sequence ATGTCACACAGCTATCGCTTGATTCTGGGTTGTCCGGACCGAGTGGGGATCGTCGCGGCGGTCAGCCGCTTCATCGCCGAGCGGGACGGCTGGATCATCGAGGCCGATCAGTACTCTGATCCGGCCAGCCACCACTTCTTCATGCGTGTCGTGATTCGGGCTGAATCACTGAACTGCCCCCTCGATCAGTTTCGTCGGGATTTTGTCGAGGTGGCAGCCCGTTATGAGATGAACTGGCGGCTGCACGACTCGGCGCAGCGGCAGCGGGTGGCGATTCTGGCCAGCCGTGAGTCCCACTGCCTCTATGACCTGCTGCATCGCTGGAAGGATGGCGAACTGCTGTTCGATCTTCCCTGCGTGATCGGCAATCATGACCATTTGGCCGAGGCAGTGGAGTGGCATGGTGTACCGTTCTACCATGTGCCGATGGAACCGGCCCGCAAGCAGGCCGGTTTTGACCGCATCCATCTGCTGTTGCAGCAGCATCGGGTGGATGTGGTGGTGCTGGCGCGCTTCATGCAGATTCTGCCGAACGTGCTGTGTCAGCACTATGCCGGGCAGATCATCAACATTCATCACAGTTTTCTGCCTTCGTTCATTGGCGCCAAGCCTTACCATCAGGCAGCCGAGCGTGGCGTCAAGCTGGTCGGCGCCACCTGCCACTATGTCACCGAGGCGCTCGATGCCGGTCCGATCATCGAGCAGGATGTGGTGCGGGTTTCGCACCACGACACCATCGAAGACATGATCCGCTTGGGGCGCGATGTAGAGAAGCAGGTTCTGGCGCGTGGACTGCGTTATCACCTGGAAGACCGGGCGCTGATCCACGGCAACAAGACGGTGATTTTCGCCTGA
- a CDS encoding Lrp/AsnC family transcriptional regulator: MTLDRHDRAILTLLQHQGRISNQELADQVGLSPSPCLRRVRSLEQNGIISGYRALLDAKRLGLTLMALIHISMDRHTPERFENFESKIREIPHVVECLLITGQEADYQLKVLVHDMDAYQTLLLNRITRIDGVSGVHSSFVLRSVVDRTELPLE, translated from the coding sequence ATGACCCTTGATCGTCATGACCGCGCCATTCTGACCCTCTTGCAACATCAGGGACGCATCAGCAACCAGGAGCTGGCCGATCAGGTGGGACTCTCGCCCTCCCCTTGCCTGCGCCGGGTGCGCAGCCTCGAACAGAACGGCATCATCAGCGGCTATCGCGCCCTGCTCGACGCCAAGCGGCTCGGACTCACGCTGATGGCGCTGATCCACATTTCGATGGATCGTCACACTCCAGAACGTTTTGAGAATTTTGAAAGCAAAATCAGAGAAATACCGCATGTCGTGGAGTGCCTGCTGATCACCGGACAGGAGGCGGACTATCAACTCAAGGTGCTGGTGCACGACATGGATGCCTACCAGACGCTGCTGCTGAACCGGATCACGCGCATCGATGGCGTAAGCGGTGTTCACTCCAGCTTTGTATTGCGCAGCGTGGTGGACAGAACCGAGCTGCCACTGGAGTGA
- the leuA gene encoding 2-isopropylmalate synthase, with product MSQFDHRKYRPIAAIDLPHRQWPSRSFTKAPKWASVDLRDGNQALLEPMNVMQKQRMWALLVKLGFKEIEVGFPSASQLDYDFVRWLIEAEQIPDDVTVQVLVQAREDLIVRTFEALVGVRRAIVHVYNSTSPAQRERVFGLDRAGVAEIARQGALWVQREAANHPQTDWCFQYSPESFSNTEVDYAVEICEAVLDVWQPTPERPCIINLPSTVEVSSPNLFADQVEYFATHISRRDSIILSVHTHNDRGCAVAAAELAVLAGADRVEGTLLGNGERTGNMDIVTMAMNLYSQGVDPELDLSNPDEIIEVYIECNNLPIHPRHPWIGELVYTAFSGSHQDAIRKCLHLQKPDEPWQVAYLPIDPRDIGRDYQAVVRVNSQSGKGGVAFVLERDYGLILPRWMQVELAQQVQAQSERQGGIVESAAIYQLLLDHFVNDQSPVRLLGYRLDRNGHDTIEARLNEAGQNRSLLGSGDGAISAFIDAWSRHSQQQVSVVDYHEHAVGTGTDAQAIAYVQLSIEGRRVSGVALDQDTVSASLKAVLSALNRYWGLSRRVA from the coding sequence ATGAGCCAGTTTGACCATCGCAAATACCGTCCGATTGCTGCGATCGACCTGCCGCACCGGCAGTGGCCCAGTCGCAGCTTCACCAAGGCGCCAAAGTGGGCCAGTGTCGACCTGCGTGATGGCAACCAGGCGCTGCTGGAGCCGATGAATGTCATGCAGAAGCAGCGGATGTGGGCGCTGTTGGTCAAGCTCGGCTTCAAGGAGATCGAGGTCGGATTCCCCTCGGCCAGCCAGCTTGACTATGACTTCGTGCGCTGGCTGATCGAGGCTGAGCAGATTCCTGACGATGTCACCGTTCAGGTGCTGGTGCAGGCGCGCGAAGATCTGATCGTGCGCACCTTCGAAGCGCTGGTCGGTGTGCGACGAGCGATTGTCCATGTCTACAACTCCACCTCGCCAGCGCAGCGTGAACGGGTGTTCGGGCTGGATCGCGCCGGCGTTGCTGAGATCGCTCGGCAGGGTGCGCTCTGGGTGCAGCGTGAGGCCGCCAACCACCCGCAGACCGACTGGTGCTTTCAATACAGCCCGGAGAGCTTTTCCAATACAGAAGTTGATTACGCCGTGGAGATTTGCGAGGCGGTGCTCGATGTCTGGCAGCCCACGCCCGAGCGGCCCTGCATCATCAATCTGCCGAGTACCGTGGAGGTCTCATCGCCCAACCTTTTTGCGGACCAGGTCGAATATTTCGCCACCCACATCAGCCGGCGTGACAGCATCATCCTGTCGGTCCATACGCACAACGACCGTGGCTGCGCGGTCGCAGCGGCCGAGCTGGCGGTGTTGGCCGGCGCGGATCGGGTCGAGGGAACACTGCTTGGCAATGGTGAGCGCACTGGCAACATGGACATCGTGACCATGGCGATGAACCTCTACAGTCAGGGCGTCGATCCGGAGCTTGATCTCTCCAACCCTGACGAAATCATCGAGGTTTATATCGAGTGCAACAACCTGCCGATCCATCCCCGGCATCCCTGGATTGGCGAGTTGGTCTACACCGCCTTCTCTGGCAGCCATCAGGATGCCATCCGCAAATGTCTTCACCTGCAAAAGCCGGATGAGCCCTGGCAGGTCGCCTACCTGCCGATCGATCCGCGTGACATCGGTCGCGACTATCAGGCCGTGGTACGGGTCAACAGTCAGTCAGGAAAGGGCGGGGTCGCCTTTGTGCTCGAGCGCGACTACGGCCTCATTCTGCCGCGCTGGATGCAGGTTGAACTGGCGCAGCAGGTGCAGGCGCAGAGCGAGCGCCAAGGGGGTATCGTCGAAAGCGCAGCCATCTATCAACTGCTGCTTGATCATTTCGTCAATGATCAAAGCCCGGTGCGGCTGCTGGGTTATCGTCTGGATCGCAATGGCCACGACACCATCGAGGCACGATTGAACGAGGCAGGGCAGAACAGGAGTCTGCTGGGTAGCGGAGATGGGGCAATTTCAGCCTTCATCGATGCATGGAGTCGTCACAGTCAGCAGCAGGTCAGCGTGGTCGACTACCACGAGCACGCCGTCGGCACCGGCACCGACGCTCAGGCGATCGCCTATGTCCAGTTGAGCATCGAGGGACGGCGTGTCAGTGGGGTTGCGCTCGACCAGGATACCGTCAGCGCCTCGCTGAAGGCGGTGTTGTCAGCGCTGAACCGCTATTGGGGCCTGAGTCGGCGGGTGGCCTGA